The following proteins are co-located in the Brevibacillus laterosporus DSM 25 genome:
- a CDS encoding GNAT family N-acetyltransferase, which translates to MLRQPNGVYAAAGLTATELTQIKELLQVCNKYDQIEIKLNLDMLNCRPTDQIQDFYFAKDNRIIGYLALYIFNSREVEISGMVDPAHRRNGIFSSLLRLAYPEIERRQLPKLIFMSQEKSASGKAFLEALGSAYSFSEYWMELEASPTEPIVPSLLLREATKDDLPLLVQIDMESFGLSKEDAKEYASTGVEEPDRHLIVAFHHNEFIGKISHQRSEDIDFIYGFAVMPALQGKGYGREILTRVVNKLIQEQSPSIVLEVETKNKNALKLYNRCGFKEVTANDYYILATSQLGGLFQLSHEELGDQETKM; encoded by the coding sequence GTGCTAAGACAGCCAAACGGCGTTTATGCCGCTGCAGGACTTACAGCAACAGAACTTACTCAAATAAAGGAGCTTTTACAGGTTTGTAATAAATATGACCAAATTGAAATTAAGTTAAATCTGGACATGCTTAACTGTAGACCTACTGACCAAATTCAGGATTTTTATTTTGCAAAAGATAACCGAATCATTGGCTATCTTGCCTTGTATATTTTTAATAGTCGGGAGGTAGAAATCAGCGGAATGGTAGATCCGGCTCATAGACGTAATGGCATCTTTTCTTCTTTGCTTCGACTCGCTTACCCAGAAATTGAACGTCGTCAGTTGCCAAAACTTATTTTCATGTCACAAGAAAAATCTGCATCTGGTAAGGCATTCTTAGAAGCACTGGGAAGTGCCTATTCCTTCTCAGAATATTGGATGGAATTAGAAGCCTCTCCCACTGAGCCAATAGTACCCTCTCTTCTTCTTAGAGAAGCAACGAAAGATGACCTTCCCTTACTCGTCCAAATTGATATGGAGTCCTTTGGGTTATCGAAAGAGGATGCAAAAGAATATGCGTCAACAGGAGTTGAAGAACCTGATCGACATCTTATAGTGGCTTTTCATCATAACGAATTTATAGGAAAAATTAGTCATCAACGAAGTGAGGATATAGATTTTATTTACGGCTTTGCAGTCATGCCAGCCTTACAAGGAAAAGGATATGGGAGAGAGATTTTGACAAGAGTGGTAAACAAATTAATCCAAGAACAATCACCTTCAATCGTCCTAGAGGTAGAGACGAAGAACAAAAATGCGCTTAAACTATATAACCGTTGTGGTTTTAAAGAAGTAACTGCCAATGATTATTATATCCTGGCCACTTCGCAACTTGGGGGCTTGTTTCAGCTTTCGCATGAAGAGTTAGGTGACCAGGAAACAAAAATGTAA
- a CDS encoding DeoR/GlpR family DNA-binding transcription regulator, with translation MMKAGDEMFAEERRGKILEILHEAQRVLVKELAEQFHVSIDSIRRDLSIMEEQGLLKKTHGGAIPVSAVRKPVVPSAVRIKDGPSHITAISKTAVSYIQEHDTIFLSGTNLHFHMVKYLPQHMPITVVTNSIKIAEQLRESENTDVYLIGGQVKKTGLISDIIANEMVKQFTIDLCFMTAGAISLQGVSTPTPEVASFSRAVLEVSRRRFILASHENMGHDAFSKIGPLNSFHLLITDEGTPKELRDQIEKQGLEVTVAKGSYPVAVPDYL, from the coding sequence ATGATGAAGGCAGGCGATGAGATGTTTGCTGAAGAGAGAAGAGGCAAGATTCTGGAGATCCTTCATGAAGCGCAACGGGTGTTGGTGAAGGAGCTAGCAGAACAATTTCACGTTTCTATTGATTCTATCAGGAGAGATTTATCCATTATGGAAGAGCAGGGATTATTGAAAAAAACACATGGAGGAGCTATCCCTGTATCAGCTGTGCGCAAGCCCGTTGTACCATCAGCTGTACGCATTAAAGATGGTCCTAGTCATATCACTGCCATTTCCAAAACAGCCGTATCCTACATACAAGAGCACGATACCATATTTTTGAGTGGAACAAACCTGCATTTTCATATGGTAAAATATTTACCTCAACATATGCCAATAACAGTGGTTACTAACTCGATTAAAATTGCAGAACAATTGCGTGAATCTGAAAATACTGACGTTTACTTGATCGGTGGACAAGTTAAGAAAACAGGTTTAATTTCTGATATCATCGCGAATGAAATGGTAAAACAATTTACAATTGATCTTTGTTTCATGACAGCTGGAGCCATCAGTTTACAAGGTGTTAGCACTCCAACACCAGAAGTAGCTAGTTTTAGCCGTGCTGTTTTGGAGGTTTCTCGACGTCGTTTTATTTTAGCGTCTCATGAGAATATGGGGCATGATGCCTTTTCTAAAATAGGTCCCCTCAACAGCTTTCATTTACTAATCACTGACGAGGGAACACCAAAAGAGTTGCGAGATCAAATTGAAAAGCAAGGACTAGAGGTAACGGTAGCCAAAGGAAGCTACCCGGTCGCTGTTCCTGATTATTTGTAA
- the hfq gene encoding RNA chaperone Hfq encodes MKQTINIQDTFLNHLRKENIAVTIYLVNGFQLRGYIKAFDNFTIVIDTEGKQQLVYKHAISTFTPQRPVSLMSESQSQQL; translated from the coding sequence ATGAAACAGACGATCAATATTCAAGATACGTTCTTAAACCATTTACGTAAAGAAAATATCGCAGTTACCATATATTTGGTAAACGGGTTCCAATTGAGAGGCTATATCAAGGCGTTTGACAACTTCACAATCGTTATTGATACAGAGGGCAAACAACAATTGGTTTATAAACATGCGATCTCAACATTTACTCCACAACGTCCGGTATCTTTGATGTCGGAAAGCCAATCACAACAATTGTAA
- the miaA gene encoding tRNA (adenosine(37)-N6)-dimethylallyltransferase MiaA, which produces MKQKENLVVIAGPTAVGKTALSLRLAQQFNGEIISGDSMQVYRGMDIGTAKASEEERATVPHHLIDIMNPDEEYSVAIFQQQAQQLITQINQRNHLPIIVGGTGLYIQSVTHAYQFSEADQDEEMRERLQRFADVEGVEALHRRLREHDPITADRLHPNDVRRVIRAIEIYELTGKRMSDFQNQADYSPYNLKIIGLTMDRAKLYERVNQRVDLMIEAGLVEEVRVLLDQGYSADLVAMQGLGYKELIPYLYGEITLDKAIADIKQRTRHFAKRQLTWFRRMPQLEWYDMTDSDSYEQVVETITSALEGKFHSTPNI; this is translated from the coding sequence ATGAAACAAAAAGAGAACTTAGTGGTAATTGCAGGCCCTACAGCAGTAGGTAAGACTGCTTTAAGCCTCCGATTAGCACAGCAATTTAACGGAGAGATCATCTCTGGTGATTCTATGCAAGTATATCGTGGTATGGATATAGGTACAGCTAAAGCTTCCGAGGAAGAGAGAGCCACTGTTCCCCATCATCTAATTGATATCATGAATCCAGATGAGGAATACTCTGTGGCTATCTTTCAACAGCAGGCACAACAGCTAATCACCCAAATCAATCAGCGTAATCATCTACCTATTATCGTGGGTGGAACGGGACTTTACATACAGTCAGTTACTCATGCTTATCAATTCTCTGAGGCGGATCAGGATGAGGAAATGCGAGAGCGTTTGCAGAGATTTGCCGATGTGGAAGGAGTAGAAGCTCTTCACAGGCGCTTACGCGAGCATGATCCTATTACAGCAGATCGGTTGCATCCTAATGATGTCCGCCGTGTTATACGTGCTATAGAAATATACGAGTTGACTGGAAAACGTATGTCTGATTTTCAAAATCAGGCCGATTATTCCCCTTACAACCTGAAAATCATAGGCTTAACAATGGATCGGGCGAAACTATATGAAAGAGTAAATCAACGAGTCGATTTAATGATTGAGGCTGGATTGGTAGAAGAAGTTCGCGTTTTGCTTGATCAAGGCTATTCCGCCGATCTAGTAGCGATGCAGGGGTTAGGCTACAAGGAGCTCATTCCTTATCTATATGGTGAGATTACGTTAGACAAAGCGATAGCTGATATTAAACAAAGAACCAGGCATTTTGCTAAGCGCCAGTTAACTTGGTTTAGACGTATGCCTCAGTTGGAATGGTATGATATGACTGATTCCGATTCTTATGAACAAGTGGTTGAAACAATTACCAGTGCGTTGGAAGGAAAGTTCCATTCAACGCCGAATATATAA
- a CDS encoding class I SAM-dependent methyltransferase translates to MIVTTGNEPKSAVLAHAQELATIFSAPLVSRGEDSIEKLRDKYQTNDILIVTAKGARLERRGQQAFFFHPNTASFRIKRLERGDNDTMLSVCQISPGDKVLDATMGLAADAIVFAYATGEAGQVVGIESEPVIARLVRDGLAHWNTGTQVLIEAMRRVQVEQSDHLKKLQALPDNSFDVVYFDPMFQQAVFESHGISTLRQLANDKVLTEETIAQARRVAKRRVVLKEGTTGTLHEQLGFTPYRKRDHQVIYSYIEVLEGSER, encoded by the coding sequence ATGATTGTAACAACAGGAAATGAGCCAAAATCAGCTGTTCTGGCTCATGCGCAAGAACTGGCTACTATCTTTTCCGCTCCACTAGTTTCACGTGGAGAGGATTCAATTGAAAAACTCAGAGATAAATACCAGACGAATGATATTTTAATTGTAACTGCTAAGGGAGCTAGGTTGGAACGAAGAGGTCAACAAGCTTTCTTTTTTCATCCAAATACAGCTTCATTCCGTATAAAGAGGCTGGAACGCGGCGATAATGATACTATGCTTTCTGTTTGCCAAATTTCACCAGGTGATAAGGTGTTGGATGCCACGATGGGATTGGCAGCGGATGCGATCGTATTTGCCTATGCCACAGGTGAAGCAGGGCAAGTGGTTGGAATTGAATCGGAGCCTGTGATTGCTAGACTAGTCCGAGATGGTCTTGCTCATTGGAACACGGGAACGCAAGTCTTAATCGAGGCGATGAGGCGTGTACAGGTGGAACAATCAGATCATCTTAAAAAACTACAAGCGTTGCCTGATAACTCGTTTGACGTAGTTTATTTTGATCCTATGTTCCAACAAGCTGTCTTTGAGTCACATGGTATTTCTACCTTGCGTCAATTGGCTAATGATAAGGTGCTGACTGAGGAAACGATTGCTCAAGCTCGTCGGGTAGCTAAACGACGAGTCGTTTTAAAAGAGGGGACAACAGGTACCTTGCACGAGCAATTGGGTTTTACACCTTATCGAAAACGTGATCATCAAGTGATTTATAGTTATATCGAAGTATTGGAGGGGAGTGAGAGATGA
- a CDS encoding helix-turn-helix transcriptional regulator has translation MICYLKAILVMLDMSQQELADTLGVSRNTITSLARNKSVPNLMLAYDIVDALNDRAAEQGLQKLWTVEQIWDRKKSQLDMQNQS, from the coding sequence ATGATCTGCTACCTGAAAGCAATACTGGTCATGTTGGACATGTCACAGCAGGAGTTAGCTGATACACTTGGAGTTAGCCGAAATACGATCACAAGCCTTGCGAGGAATAAGTCAGTACCTAATCTAATGTTGGCTTATGACATAGTGGATGCTTTGAACGACCGAGCTGCTGAACAAGGGTTACAAAAACTATGGACGGTTGAGCAAATTTGGGATAGAAAAAAATCACAGTTGGACATGCAAAATCAAAGTTAA
- a CDS encoding helix-turn-helix domain-containing protein, which produces MSLGQQLKKFRELKSLSQEDIAQKIGVTRQAVYKWENDKSYPDIDNLILLSELYNVTLDDLIKGNESFKKKIIIADNKDTGLYVGFVIMFIGLFINAGSISALITILGVLTMVFYDDFKKIIKSIFSWWDSQKLS; this is translated from the coding sequence ATGAGTTTAGGTCAGCAATTGAAAAAGTTCCGTGAATTAAAGTCTCTTTCACAAGAAGATATAGCTCAAAAAATTGGTGTGACTAGACAAGCTGTCTATAAATGGGAAAATGACAAAAGCTATCCTGACATTGATAATTTGATTTTACTTAGCGAGTTATACAATGTAACACTAGATGACTTAATAAAAGGAAACGAGAGCTTCAAAAAAAAGATAATCATCGCCGATAACAAAGATACTGGTTTGTACGTAGGATTTGTTATTATGTTTATAGGGTTGTTTATTAATGCTGGATCAATTTCAGCATTAATAACAATATTAGGAGTTCTGACAATGGTTTTTTATGATGACTTTAAAAAAATAATAAAATCCATTTTTAGTTGGTGGGATAGCCAGAAACTTAGTTAA
- a CDS encoding YolD-like family protein, translating into MASKILDPLVTKFILPEHAEMLRQYHEDKKLIEKPIIEEDELAEFCYKISDSRQYDYALTISWWKETKEGRGVIESAWGWVDRFDSQFKQIKLKNDEYFWWIPVEDVVNIEA; encoded by the coding sequence ATGGCTAGCAAAATTCTTGATCCACTTGTAACAAAATTTATTTTGCCAGAACATGCAGAAATGTTACGTCAGTATCATGAGGATAAGAAACTAATTGAGAAACCGATCATTGAAGAGGATGAGCTGGCCGAGTTTTGCTACAAGATATCTGACTCACGTCAGTATGACTATGCCTTAACCATTAGCTGGTGGAAAGAAACAAAAGAGGGTAGAGGCGTGATAGAATCTGCTTGGGGATGGGTAGATAGGTTTGATTCCCAATTTAAACAGATCAAGCTAAAAAACGACGAGTATTTCTGGTGGATTCCTGTAGAAGATGTGGTCAATATAGAAGCCTAA